One stretch of Glycine soja cultivar W05 chromosome 7, ASM419377v2, whole genome shotgun sequence DNA includes these proteins:
- the LOC114417725 gene encoding probable galacturonosyltransferase-like 4: MVFRSSTSLIGLLSLLFLLLLLPAASSAIRLGLVRRPSPELPLFREAPAFRNGEECGSSPADTINVAMTLDANYLRGTMAAVLSILQHSTCPENLAFHFLSAHDDAPELFSSIRSTFPYLNMKIYRFDSNRVRGKISKSIRQALDQPLNYARIYLADTIPEDVKRVIYFDSDLVVVDDIAKLWGVDMEGKLVAAPEYCHANFTLYFTDNFWSDPVLAKTFEGRKPCYFNTGVMVMDVDTWRKERYTEKVEEWMAVQKQQKRIYHLGSLPPFLLVLAGNIKAVDHRWNQHGLGGDNFEGKCRSLHPGPISLLHWSGKGKPWLRLDSRKPCIVDHLWAPYDLYRSSRHFFEE, translated from the coding sequence ATGGTCTTTCGGAGCTCCACCTCCCTAATTGGCCTCCTGtccctcctcttcctcctcctcctcctcccggCCGCCTCCTCCGCCATTCGCCTCGGCCTCGTCCGCCGTCCCTCCCCGGAGCTTCCTCTCTTCCGGGAGGCCCCCGCCTTCCGCAACGGCGAGGAGTGCGGCTCCTCCCCAGCCGACACCATCAACGTCGCCATGACCCTCGACGCCAACTACCTCCGCGGCACCATGGCCGCGGTCCTCTCCATTCTGCAACATTCCACGTGCCCGGAGAACCTGGCCTTTCACTTCCTCTCCGCCCATGACGACGCTCCCGAACTCTTCTCCAGCATCAGATCCACCTTCCCTTACCTCAACATGAAAATTTATCGCTTTGACTCCAACAGGGTCCGCGGCAAGATATCCAAGTCCATTCGGCAGGCCCTGGACCAGCCCTTGAATTACGCCAGAATATATCTCGCCGATACCATACCAGAAGACGTGAAACGCGTCATATACTTTGATTCTGACCTGGTGGTGGTTGACGACATAGCCAAGCTTTGGGGTGTTGACATGGAAGGAAAACTGGTGGCTGCGCCGGAATATTGCCATGCAAACTTCACGTTGTATTTCACGGATAATTTTTGGTCGGACCCGGTTCTGGCCAAGACGTTCGAGGGAAGGAAGCCGTGCTATTTCAACACGGGGGTGATGGTGATGGACGTGGACACGTGGAGGAAGGAGAGGTACACGGAGAAGGTGGAGGAGTGGATGGCGGTGCAGAAGCAGCAGAAGAGGATCTATCATTTGGGGTCTCTTCCGCCGTTTCTGTTGGTTTTGGCAGGGAACATAAAAGCGGTTGATCATAGATGGAACCAGCATGGCTTGGGCGGAGATAACTTTGAAGGAAAATGTAGGAGCCTGCATCCTGGTCCCATTAGTTTGTTGCATTGGAGTGGGAAGGGTAAACCCTGGTTGAGGTTAGATTCTAGGAAGCCATGCATCGTCGATCATCTATGGGCTCCTTATGATCTATATCGCTCGTCTAGACACTTTTTTGAAGAATAA